The following nucleotide sequence is from Halogeometricum borinquense DSM 11551.
CGTCGAGCGATTGGAGGGTCTCGAAACCTCCAAAAGTGAGGTGATGCGCGATGCACTCCGCGTTTACCTTGACGAAGCGGAGCGTTCGAGCGAAGCCAACGAAACTGACGAACCCGAAGTGACCGTCGATGACGTTCTCCAGTCGCGGCTGGACGAACTCATCGAGGAACGCGTCGATGCCGTGCTGGCGAAACGACTCGGTGCTGTCGGGCACTCCACTCTCGCTCCCCCACGCGATGTAAACGTCAACATCGCTGTCGAGAGTGCAACGGACGAAACGTCCGTAAACGCCACAGAAGATGGCTCTAAGTCAGATTCGAAGATTCGTAAGACAAACGACGAGGACGCTTCTGGCGTGCATACACAAGAGAAGCCCTGTGAGAAGTGTGGTGAAGAGCTGAGTCCAGACGACGTATACTGCCCGAATTGCGGGGAGAAAGCCAACCACCGTGTCTTCTGTGAGTGCGGCGACGAAGTGCGCTCAGACTGGGCGTTCTGTCCCGGTTGCGGCCGTCGTACGTCGGCCGCTGATGTGCTCGAACAGGGGTAGAGGCCCCGAAGCACCTGCATACGCCGCAATACAGGAAGTGTAAGACACCCTGTCGTTAGATTTATATTATATCGCTCTGTGGTAACTCTCGCGTAAGACGGTTGTCTTACACACCGTC
It contains:
- a CDS encoding double zinc ribbon domain-containing protein, which produces MSKITFRADDELVERLEGLETSKSEVMRDALRVYLDEAERSSEANETDEPEVTVDDVLQSRLDELIEERVDAVLAKRLGAVGHSTLAPPRDVNVNIAVESATDETSVNATEDGSKSDSKIRKTNDEDASGVHTQEKPCEKCGEELSPDDVYCPNCGEKANHRVFCECGDEVRSDWAFCPGCGRRTSAADVLEQG